The following are encoded in a window of Vespula vulgaris chromosome 8, iyVesVulg1.1, whole genome shotgun sequence genomic DNA:
- the LOC127065481 gene encoding juvenile hormone epoxide hydrolase 1-like → MCKTTIVILLLSIGLYYFIFQRSKLVKPDLPETFWGQEKNKGASKEIRPFKIDVSKSIIDDLNTRLENPRLNVEPLEGVGWTYGISAPYLKKIIEYWRNEYNWTERQSLLNKYPQFVTNIQGLDIHFYHVKPSNLPKDRKVKVLPLLLVHGWPGSVVEFQKIIPLLTKPRPDRDFVFELVVPSLPGYGFSDGAVRPGLAPAHMGTIFKNLMTRLGFEKYYVQGGDWGAVITSSMAALYPEKIIGLHSNMCFHINPLNFWNILGAFFPSLVVDKQYEHKIYPLTNYFYRLIEETGYLHLQATKPDTIGLALTNSPVSLAGYILEKFSMGSNPDYRTRNDGDLLEKFTLNELLDNLMIYWVTDSFTTSARLYAEQFTRKYWDLKIHEIPINVPSACAVFPQEFFYFSEKVLRTRYLNLIQFNYMPKGGHFAAMEESIIFADDIFEFVGKIVELSNKRK, encoded by the exons ATGTGCAAGACTACGATtgttatattacttttatccattggtctatattattttat ATTCCAAAGATCAAAACTCGTGAAGCCAGATTTGCCAGAAACATTTTGGGGacaggaaaagaataaaggggCATCGAAGGAAATTCGACCATTCAAGATCGACGTATCGAAATCg ATCATCGATGATTTAAATACACGTTTAGAAAATCCAAGATTGAACGTAGAACCATTAGAAGGGGTTGGTTGGACATATGGTATTTCAGCtccttatttaaaaaaaatcattgaatatTGGCGTAATGAATATAACTGGACCGAGAGACAATCACTTCTCAACAAATATCCACAATTCGTAACAAACATCCAAG GTCTTGACATCCATTTTTATCACGTTAAACCATCGAATCTTccaaaagatagaaaagtcAAAGTTCTACCATTACTTTTGGTCCATGGTTGGCCCGGCTCGGTCGTCGAATTTCAAAAGATCATTCCATTGTTAACAAAACCCAGGCCAGACAGAGATTTTGTTTTTGAACTTGTTGTCCCATCTTTACCCGGTTATGGTTTCAGCGATGGTGCTGTTCGTCCTGGATTGGCGCCTGCTCAT ATGGGtactatttttaaaaatctcatGACAAGATTAggctttgaaaaatattacgttCAAGGAGGTGACTGGGGCGCTGTTATAACATCTTCAATGGCTGCTCTTTATCCAGAAAA AATCATTGGACTGCACTCGAACATGTGTTTTCATATAAATCCATTAAACTTTTGGAATATTCTTGGAgcattctttccttctcttgttGTTGACAAACAATACGAACATAAAATTTATccattaacaaattatttttatcgactgATAGAGGAAACTGGATATTTGCATTTACAAGCTACCAAGCCAGACACAAtcg GTTTGGCATTGACAAATTCACCAGTATCATTGGCAGGATATATACTCGAGAAATTTAGTATGGGGTCAAATCCCGACTACAGAACTAGAAACGACGGTGATCTACTTGAAAAATTTACTTTGAATGAACTTTTGGATAATCTCATGATATACTGGGTGACCGATTCTTTCACAACTAGTGCGCGTCTTTATGCTGAACAATTTACACGGAAATATTGGGATTTAAAAATCCATGA aataccGATCAACGTACCATCAGCATGTGCCGTATTTCCTCaagaatttttctacttttcggAGAAAGTTCTTCGTACgagatatttgaatttgatTCAATTCAATTATATGCCTAAAGGTGGTCATTTCGCAGCAATGGAAGAATCGATCATATTTGCAGATGACATATTCGAATTCGTTGGCAAAATTGTGGAATTATCcaataaacgaaaataa